A portion of the Cyanobium sp. PCC 7001 genome contains these proteins:
- a CDS encoding ATP-binding cassette domain-containing protein, translating to MADAVIRTEALSHSYGEGELRSRILHDLDFEVKAGEVTLLVGPSGSGKSTLLTLIGALRSVEAGSLRVLGEELNGASEAARVAIRRRIGFIFQSHNLVSSLTVLQNVQLLLQLKEPEPQRRVEKATALLEAVGLGHRLHHYPDELSGGQRQRVAIARALAPEPELVLADEPTASLDSQSGQDVVERLGDLCRHRGSAVLLVTHDLRLLKDADRIWRIEDGRVNPWQPEVSDLAPH from the coding sequence ATGGCCGACGCCGTCATCCGCACCGAGGCCCTCAGCCACAGCTACGGCGAGGGGGAACTGCGCAGCAGGATTCTCCACGATCTGGACTTCGAAGTGAAGGCCGGCGAGGTGACCCTGCTGGTCGGCCCCTCCGGCAGTGGCAAGAGCACCCTGCTCACCCTGATCGGCGCTCTGCGCTCGGTGGAAGCCGGCTCGCTCAGGGTGCTGGGGGAAGAGCTCAATGGGGCCAGCGAAGCGGCGCGGGTGGCGATACGGCGGCGCATCGGCTTCATCTTCCAGAGCCACAATCTGGTGTCCTCGCTCACCGTGCTCCAGAACGTGCAGCTGCTGCTGCAGCTCAAGGAACCCGAACCCCAGCGGCGGGTGGAGAAAGCGACCGCACTGCTGGAGGCTGTGGGCCTGGGACATCGGCTGCATCACTACCCTGACGAACTCTCGGGGGGCCAGCGTCAGCGGGTCGCCATCGCCAGAGCGTTGGCACCGGAGCCTGAACTGGTGCTGGCGGATGAGCCCACCGCGTCCCTCGACAGCCAGTCGGGTCAGGATGTGGTGGAACGGCTCGGCGATCTCTGCCGGCACCGCGGCAGCGCCGTGTTGCTGGTCACCCATGATCTGCGCCTGCTCAAGGATGCTGACCGCATCTGGCGCATCGAGGATGGCCGCGTGAACCCCTGGCAGCCGGAGGTCTCCGACCTTGCCCCCCACTGA
- the devC gene encoding ABC transporter permease DevC: MRRLQRFWSSLRLADLPLAWLQLKRQPIRYLVAVTGISFAALLMYMQIGFQSGLLNSATTFYEALDADLVLISPATLNSGNFQQFPQSLLFRALGVEGVAQTVPVYVANVNVQKLDGIKPTSLRLIGYDPEARVLNLPEVNAQTDKLKTPGFTLFDTLGNKNTGPITAAVRSNGSQFLTLSDFSKSFQVVGLFRLGSTFAADSNLVSSDTTAIQLAFRQINLGEISLGLIRLAPGEDADAIKSYLATLYGDELQVRTKPELIAQERNYWNTASSFGVIFGFGTFMGLLVGGVVVYQVLYTDVSDHLKEYATLKAMGFSDGFILLIVIQEAILLAISSFIPATLVSTGMYAFLTATSGIRIAMTPDKTLVVGVLTLGVCAASAAIAIRKLRDADPASVF; this comes from the coding sequence ATGAGGCGGCTGCAGCGCTTCTGGAGTTCCCTGCGCCTCGCCGACCTCCCCCTGGCCTGGCTTCAGCTCAAGCGCCAGCCGATTCGCTATCTGGTGGCCGTGACCGGCATCAGTTTCGCGGCGCTGCTGATGTACATGCAGATCGGCTTTCAGTCGGGGCTTCTCAACAGTGCCACCACGTTTTACGAAGCCCTGGACGCCGATCTGGTGCTGATCAGTCCGGCCACGTTGAATAGTGGAAACTTCCAGCAGTTTCCCCAATCGCTCCTGTTCCGAGCGCTCGGCGTTGAGGGTGTGGCGCAGACCGTGCCGGTGTACGTGGCGAACGTGAACGTGCAGAAGCTGGATGGCATCAAGCCCACCAGCCTGCGCCTGATCGGTTACGACCCGGAAGCGAGAGTGCTGAACCTCCCCGAGGTGAACGCCCAGACGGACAAGCTCAAAACGCCGGGATTCACGCTGTTTGACACCCTGGGCAACAAGAACACCGGTCCTATCACCGCGGCGGTGAGGAGCAACGGCTCCCAGTTTCTGACCCTTTCGGACTTTTCGAAGTCCTTTCAGGTGGTGGGCCTGTTCCGCCTCGGCTCCACCTTCGCCGCCGACAGCAATCTCGTGAGTAGCGACACCACGGCAATCCAGCTGGCCTTCCGGCAGATCAATCTGGGCGAGATCTCGCTGGGATTGATCCGCCTGGCCCCGGGGGAGGATGCCGATGCCATCAAGAGCTATCTCGCCACGCTGTATGGGGATGAGCTGCAGGTGCGTACCAAGCCAGAGTTGATCGCCCAGGAGAGGAATTACTGGAACACGGCCTCCTCCTTCGGCGTGATCTTCGGGTTCGGCACCTTCATGGGACTGCTGGTGGGGGGTGTGGTGGTGTATCAGGTGCTCTACACCGATGTGAGCGACCACCTGAAGGAATACGCCACCCTCAAGGCCATGGGCTTCTCGGATGGTTTCATCCTGCTGATCGTGATCCAGGAAGCCATCCTGCTGGCCATCTCCTCCTTCATCCCTGCCACCCTGGTGAGCACCGGGATGTACGCCTTCCTCACCGCCACCTCGGGCATCCGCATCGCCATGACCCCGGACAAGACCCTGGTGGTGGGGGTGCTCACCCTGGGGGTCTGCGCGGCCTCGGCAGCGATCGCCATCCGGAAACTCCGCGATGCGGATCCGGCCTCGGTGTTCTGA
- a CDS encoding HlyD family efflux transporter periplasmic adaptor subunit: MLAALVAGGGVAAWQLSRPKPAPEPRTPIVRAVTALGRLTPAGGLVNLSIASGTAGGNEVVETWFVKEGSEIRKGQLLARLSSYGPLQASLEQAEADLSATRSLLPFLEISKSKGTELFSEGAISEEELGKAQAGVTGRRADIRSGEAAVARARLQLEAAEVRSPLDGRLIRIYSWPGMKETSDGLALVGRTDQMQVWAQVFQTDIPRLSIGQGATVQAESGGFTGTLRASLEAIIGNVSERDLFSVTGNNDVNSRVVLVKLNLAPEDRPRVSRLSGLNVTVRFDP; the protein is encoded by the coding sequence ATGCTGGCCGCACTGGTGGCGGGGGGAGGCGTGGCGGCATGGCAGCTGTCCCGGCCCAAGCCTGCCCCCGAGCCCAGGACGCCGATCGTGAGGGCGGTGACTGCCCTGGGCCGGCTGACGCCTGCAGGGGGTCTGGTGAATCTGTCCATCGCCTCCGGAACTGCCGGTGGCAATGAGGTGGTGGAGACGTGGTTCGTCAAGGAAGGCAGCGAAATCCGCAAGGGTCAGCTGCTGGCACGGCTGAGCAGCTACGGCCCCCTGCAAGCCTCGCTGGAGCAGGCCGAAGCCGATCTCAGCGCCACGCGCTCCCTGCTCCCCTTCCTGGAGATCAGCAAGTCCAAGGGCACCGAGCTGTTTTCGGAAGGGGCCATCTCCGAGGAGGAACTCGGCAAGGCCCAGGCGGGCGTCACCGGCCGCAGGGCGGACATCCGCTCGGGTGAAGCCGCGGTGGCCCGGGCCCGGCTGCAGTTGGAAGCCGCCGAGGTGCGTTCCCCCCTGGATGGGCGCCTGATCCGGATCTACAGCTGGCCGGGGATGAAGGAAACCAGCGACGGCCTGGCCCTGGTGGGGCGCACCGACCAGATGCAGGTGTGGGCCCAGGTGTTCCAGACCGACATCCCCAGGCTCTCGATCGGCCAGGGGGCCACGGTGCAGGCCGAGAGCGGTGGCTTCACCGGCACCCTGCGGGCAAGTCTCGAAGCCATCATCGGCAACGTCTCGGAACGCGACCTCTTCTCGGTGACCGGCAACAACGACGTGAACTCCCGTGTTGTTCTGGTCAAACTGAACCTGGCTCCGGAGGATCGGCCCCGCGTGAGCCGACTGAGCGGTCTGAACGTGACCGTTCGCTTCGACCCATGA
- a CDS encoding Crp/Fnr family transcriptional regulator gives MRHVTLPAGDYVYRVDQPSEAIYLVRSGKVELTTPYPETGEGVDQIHGPGHVFGEVEVIDGRQRTSNARVAVNAELMEIRRDELMDILYVHPEKSLILGKSAFERLRELFSEESLDSELARLRQEMELSIRGAVVAHESRVVRSHNGMAAIGVPIVLMVALAVGAYWFFHRV, from the coding sequence ATGCGACATGTCACCCTGCCGGCAGGCGACTACGTGTACAGGGTCGACCAGCCGAGTGAAGCCATCTATCTGGTGCGATCCGGAAAGGTGGAACTCACCACCCCTTACCCAGAAACGGGCGAGGGGGTGGACCAGATCCATGGTCCCGGCCATGTCTTCGGGGAAGTGGAGGTGATCGATGGCCGCCAGCGCACCTCCAACGCCAGGGTGGCGGTGAACGCCGAGCTGATGGAGATCCGCCGGGATGAGCTCATGGATATCCTTTATGTTCATCCTGAAAAGAGCCTGATCCTCGGCAAAAGTGCCTTCGAGCGCCTGCGCGAGCTCTTCAGCGAGGAGTCCCTGGACTCCGAGCTGGCCCGTTTGCGCCAGGAGATGGAACTCAGCATCCGCGGAGCGGTCGTCGCCCACGAGTCACGGGTGGTGCGCAGTCACAACGGCATGGCGGCGATCGGTGTGCCGATCGTTCTCATGGTGGCGCTGGCCGTGGGTGCCTACTGGTTCTTCCACCGCGTCTGA
- a CDS encoding RNA-binding protein yields MSIRLYVGNLPQSFDAQELEALFTAVGEGVRFKAVNDRETGACRGFGFANVDEQKLADAVIEQLNGKEFGGNSLRIELSERRDARGTGAPERRGGNPTPLRKAANKVVHADQVDSEAPDPRWAGELAKLKQLLDNQKATV; encoded by the coding sequence ATGAGCATCCGTCTCTACGTCGGCAACCTGCCGCAGTCTTTTGATGCCCAAGAGCTCGAAGCTCTGTTCACGGCCGTGGGGGAGGGCGTGCGCTTCAAGGCGGTCAACGACCGGGAAACAGGCGCCTGCCGGGGCTTCGGCTTCGCCAACGTGGATGAGCAGAAGCTGGCCGACGCGGTGATCGAGCAGCTCAACGGCAAGGAGTTCGGCGGCAACAGCCTGCGCATCGAGCTCTCGGAGCGCCGCGATGCCCGCGGCACCGGCGCTCCCGAGCGCCGTGGCGGCAACCCCACCCCCCTGCGCAAGGCCGCCAACAAGGTGGTGCATGCCGACCAGGTGGACAGCGAGGCCCCCGATCCCCGCTGGGCCGGCGAGCTGGCCAAGCTCAAGCAGCTGCTCGACAACCAGAAGGCCACGGTCTGA
- a CDS encoding CCA tRNA nucleotidyltransferase, whose amino-acid sequence MHIPARPRQGPIVAGELPADEQARQVWRRLAPEGWPVPLETLPAGSALVGGAVRDALLGRLSAQPDLDLVVPGGAIGLCRELASRLGGTAVVLDPARDIARLVLRGWTVDLAGRDGPSLETDLRRRDYTANAIALPLDDPPRLQDPTGGLADLAAGRLAAVSEANLLADPLRLLRGVRLSHTLALPLAPRSEDWIRHHARALGQVSGERVFTELEKLAAEPSGHRGLAWSLRHHLLESWAADATAAGPLEALDPEQALACGLDGAELRWALPLARLATLLPPAALGHLRASRQWQQRSARLRGWWQALEECPDPNALAEPQRLQLHADLAAELPAWLLRLPAAMARPWMERWRQPADPLFHPRSPLDGRQLQQALKLPPGPVLGELIRHLTQERAFGRIPIADPAAGAVAIHTARAWMSRRHD is encoded by the coding sequence ATGCACATTCCGGCCAGGCCGCGCCAGGGGCCCATTGTGGCGGGCGAACTGCCAGCTGACGAGCAGGCGCGGCAGGTGTGGCGGCGCCTGGCGCCGGAAGGCTGGCCGGTGCCGCTCGAGACCCTCCCCGCCGGCAGTGCCCTGGTGGGAGGGGCGGTGCGGGATGCGCTGCTGGGACGCCTCAGCGCCCAACCGGACCTCGACCTTGTGGTGCCCGGCGGCGCCATCGGACTCTGCCGGGAGCTGGCCAGCCGCCTTGGCGGCACCGCGGTGGTGCTGGATCCTGCCCGCGACATCGCCCGCCTGGTGCTGCGGGGCTGGACCGTGGATCTGGCAGGCCGGGACGGTCCGAGCCTGGAGACCGACCTGCGGCGGCGGGACTACACCGCCAACGCGATCGCCCTGCCCCTGGACGATCCCCCCCGGCTGCAGGACCCCACCGGGGGCCTAGCCGATCTGGCGGCGGGGCGCCTGGCGGCCGTGAGCGAGGCCAATCTGCTGGCCGACCCCCTGCGGCTGCTGCGGGGGGTGCGGCTGAGCCACACGCTGGCGCTGCCCCTGGCGCCACGGAGCGAGGACTGGATCCGCCACCACGCCCGAGCCCTGGGGCAGGTATCCGGCGAACGGGTGTTCACCGAACTCGAGAAGCTCGCCGCCGAGCCCAGCGGCCATCGGGGCCTGGCCTGGAGCCTGCGCCACCATCTCCTGGAGAGCTGGGCAGCGGATGCGACGGCCGCCGGTCCCCTCGAGGCCCTCGATCCCGAACAGGCCCTGGCCTGCGGCCTGGATGGGGCCGAGCTGCGCTGGGCTCTGCCCCTGGCGCGGCTCGCCACCCTGCTGCCTCCGGCCGCCCTGGGCCATCTGCGGGCCAGCCGGCAGTGGCAACAGCGCAGCGCCCGGCTGCGGGGCTGGTGGCAGGCGCTGGAGGAGTGCCCCGATCCCAATGCCCTGGCGGAGCCACAGCGGCTGCAGTTGCACGCCGATCTGGCGGCTGAGCTGCCTGCCTGGCTGCTGCGGCTGCCCGCCGCGATGGCCCGCCCCTGGATGGAGCGCTGGCGGCAACCCGCCGATCCCCTGTTCCACCCGCGTTCGCCGCTGGATGGCCGCCAGCTGCAGCAGGCCCTGAAGCTGCCGCCCGGCCCGGTGCTGGGGGAGCTGATCCGCCACCTCACCCAGGAGCGGGCCTTCGGCCGGATTCCGATAGCGGATCCGGCAGCAGGCGCTGTCGCGATCCACACCGCCAGGGCCTGGATGAGCCGACGGCATGATTAA
- a CDS encoding Ycf34 family protein yields the protein MCICVDCRWVDRCQAYHAVERQHGAAHLTPHPDFRPEEPRIHVQVLDLPAGGVGVEWDVRACASFTPDPGRWQRLRPGEACPR from the coding sequence ATGTGCATCTGCGTGGACTGCCGCTGGGTCGACCGCTGTCAGGCCTATCACGCGGTGGAGCGCCAGCACGGCGCTGCCCATCTCACCCCCCACCCGGACTTCCGTCCGGAGGAGCCCCGCATCCACGTGCAGGTGCTGGATCTTCCCGCTGGCGGCGTGGGGGTGGAGTGGGACGTGCGTGCCTGCGCCTCGTTCACCCCCGACCCTGGCCGCTGGCAGCGTCTGCGTCCCGGTGAGGCCTGTCCCCGATGA
- the tsaB gene encoding tRNA (adenosine(37)-N6)-threonylcarbamoyltransferase complex dimerization subunit type 1 TsaB has translation MSWILALHSSSSVLGVGLRDLEAAAGTGATDRLQEFPLGRELSGSLLNCVEAVLPASRWRRLARLAVATGPGGFTGTRLTVVLARTLAQQLQIPLQGVGSFLLMARRLQLERPTWLVQELPRRGVVAGLYGPDGAVLGGMAERLAPRLYADPQALHALEPEAPVVAAEVVVRQDVSQLLDLAALAQQLSLPAPWEPVLPHYPTGPVPA, from the coding sequence ATGAGCTGGATCCTGGCTCTGCACAGCTCCAGCTCCGTGCTGGGAGTCGGGCTGCGTGATCTCGAGGCCGCCGCCGGCACGGGCGCCACTGACCGGTTGCAGGAGTTTCCCCTCGGCCGGGAGCTCTCCGGCTCCCTGCTGAACTGCGTGGAGGCTGTGTTGCCGGCCTCCCGCTGGCGCCGCCTGGCCCGGCTGGCGGTGGCCACCGGTCCCGGGGGGTTCACCGGCACCCGGCTCACCGTGGTGCTGGCCCGCACCCTGGCCCAGCAGCTGCAGATCCCCCTCCAGGGCGTGGGGAGCTTTCTGCTCATGGCGCGGCGCCTGCAGCTGGAGCGCCCCACCTGGCTGGTGCAGGAGCTGCCCCGCCGCGGGGTCGTGGCGGGGCTCTACGGTCCGGATGGCGCCGTCCTGGGAGGCATGGCAGAACGGCTGGCACCGCGGCTGTACGCCGACCCGCAGGCCTTGCATGCCCTGGAGCCGGAGGCTCCGGTGGTGGCGGCGGAGGTGGTGGTGAGGCAGGACGTGTCCCAGCTGCTGGACCTGGCCGCTCTGGCCCAGCAGCTCTCCCTGCCAGCTCCCTGGGAGCCTGTGCTGCCCCACTACCCCACGGGGCCGGTGCCCGCCTGA
- a CDS encoding YdcF family protein, which yields MPRSRPPRRRRRWPWRRWLVLAGGLGLLWLSRGWWSPAPPPPQMILVLGGDVDREQRAAQLAAERRLPVVVSGGSNPEYAHWLFEQRQGLAPDQVRLDYRANDTLSNFTSLVDDLRRARIRHALLVTSQDHMDRALLVGRIVAGSRGIHLTPEPVPCGEHCHPESSGKIWGDGLRAAVWVLSGRDLKRWAAERLSLAAAAATPARSGPGPAGR from the coding sequence GTGCCCCGGAGTCGCCCACCGCGCCGGCGCCGCCGTTGGCCGTGGCGCCGCTGGCTGGTGCTGGCCGGGGGGCTCGGCCTGCTGTGGCTGTCGCGCGGCTGGTGGTCGCCGGCGCCGCCACCTCCCCAGATGATCCTGGTGCTGGGGGGCGATGTGGACCGGGAGCAGCGGGCCGCCCAACTGGCCGCCGAGCGCCGGCTGCCCGTGGTGGTGAGTGGCGGCAGCAATCCGGAGTACGCCCATTGGCTGTTCGAGCAGCGGCAGGGGCTGGCCCCGGATCAGGTGCGGCTGGACTACCGGGCCAATGACACCCTCAGCAACTTCACCTCGCTGGTGGACGATCTGCGGCGGGCCCGCATCCGCCATGCCCTGCTGGTCACCAGCCAGGACCACATGGACCGGGCCCTGCTGGTGGGCCGGATCGTGGCCGGCAGCCGCGGCATCCATCTCACCCCCGAGCCCGTGCCCTGCGGCGAGCACTGCCACCCCGAGAGCAGCGGCAAGATCTGGGGCGATGGCCTGCGTGCCGCCGTGTGGGTGCTCAGCGGCCGGGATCTGAAGCGCTGGGCGGCAGAGCGGCTGAGTCTCGCGGCGGCGGCAGCGACGCCCGCCCGATCAGGCCCTGGTCCAGCAGGGCGTTGA
- a CDS encoding 1-acyl-sn-glycerol-3-phosphate acyltransferase, with translation MKRVLRRRKRSEPPALIRTPKPSLVYRLISYLLVFPVYRLLFRGRTAGNAQVPQEGALVVVANHGSHLDPPLLGHALGRPVAFMAKAELFRVPILGPIIRACGAYPVSRGASDREAIRTATDRLEEGWATGVFIDGTRQENGRVNNPLPGAALLAARAGVPLLPVAILNSHRALGPGSKGLRLVPVHIRIGTPIPPPASRRRPDLEAATAACQAQINALLDQGLIGRASLPPPRDSAALPPSASDPGR, from the coding sequence ATGAAGCGGGTGCTGCGGCGCCGCAAGCGCAGTGAACCCCCGGCCCTGATCCGCACCCCCAAACCCAGCCTGGTGTACCGGCTGATCAGCTACCTGCTGGTGTTTCCGGTCTACCGGCTGCTGTTCCGCGGGCGCACGGCCGGCAATGCCCAGGTTCCCCAGGAGGGGGCCCTGGTGGTGGTGGCCAACCACGGCTCCCATCTCGATCCGCCCCTGCTGGGCCATGCCCTCGGGCGGCCCGTGGCCTTCATGGCCAAGGCCGAGCTGTTCCGGGTGCCGATCCTGGGGCCGATCATCCGGGCCTGCGGGGCCTATCCGGTGTCGCGTGGGGCCAGCGACCGCGAGGCCATCCGCACCGCCACCGACCGGCTGGAGGAGGGCTGGGCCACCGGGGTGTTCATCGACGGCACGCGGCAGGAGAACGGCCGGGTCAACAACCCCTTGCCCGGTGCCGCCCTGCTGGCCGCCCGGGCCGGTGTTCCCCTGCTGCCGGTGGCGATCCTCAACAGCCATCGGGCCCTGGGACCGGGCAGCAAGGGCCTGCGCCTGGTGCCGGTGCACATCCGCATCGGCACCCCGATTCCGCCGCCGGCCTCCCGCCGTCGCCCGGATCTGGAGGCCGCCACCGCGGCCTGCCAGGCCCAGATCAACGCCCTGCTGGACCAGGGCCTGATCGGGCGGGCGTCGCTGCCGCCGCCGCGAGACTCAGCCGCTCTGCCGCCCAGCGCTTCAGATCCCGGCCGCTGA
- the fabD gene encoding ACP S-malonyltransferase, whose amino-acid sequence MGIAWVFPGQGSQKVGMAAGVLELPGARQRFDQASALLGRDLLAICAGDADGELADLSDTRNTQPALFVVESLLVDALLAQGRQPDLVAGHSLGELVALYAAGVFDAATGLELIQNRSTLMAASGGGAMTAVMGFERSELEQLVAATEGVVIANDNSSAQVVLSGTPEAVAQVSGALTCKRAIPLAVSGAFHSPFMAEAADTFARQLESVPFADARVPVLSNTDPRPETRGEALKARLRQQMTTGVRWRETMERCQTEGIDTAVEIGPGSVLSGLFKRSCPGLTTAQIAGTGDLGL is encoded by the coding sequence ATGGGGATTGCCTGGGTGTTTCCCGGCCAGGGTTCGCAGAAGGTGGGCATGGCCGCTGGGGTGCTGGAGCTGCCCGGGGCCCGGCAGCGCTTCGACCAGGCCTCGGCCCTGCTGGGACGCGACCTGCTGGCCATCTGCGCCGGAGACGCCGACGGCGAGCTGGCTGACCTCAGCGACACCCGCAACACCCAGCCCGCCCTGTTCGTGGTGGAGAGCCTGCTGGTGGATGCCCTGCTGGCCCAGGGGAGGCAGCCCGATCTGGTGGCGGGCCATAGCCTCGGGGAGCTGGTGGCCCTCTACGCCGCAGGCGTCTTCGATGCCGCCACCGGGCTGGAGCTGATCCAGAACCGCAGCACCTTGATGGCGGCCAGCGGCGGCGGCGCGATGACGGCGGTGATGGGGTTCGAGCGTTCCGAGCTGGAGCAGCTGGTGGCGGCCACCGAGGGCGTGGTGATCGCCAACGACAACAGCAGCGCCCAGGTGGTGCTCTCCGGCACCCCCGAGGCCGTGGCGCAGGTGAGCGGGGCCCTCACCTGCAAACGGGCGATTCCCCTGGCGGTGAGCGGGGCCTTCCATTCCCCGTTCATGGCGGAGGCGGCCGACACGTTCGCGCGCCAGCTCGAGAGCGTGCCCTTCGCGGATGCCCGCGTGCCGGTGCTGAGCAACACCGACCCCAGGCCCGAAACCCGCGGCGAGGCCCTCAAGGCACGGCTGCGCCAGCAGATGACCACGGGCGTGCGCTGGCGCGAAACGATGGAGCGCTGCCAGACCGAGGGCATCGACACCGCCGTGGAGATCGGGCCGGGGTCGGTGCTGAGCGGGCTGTTCAAACGCAGCTGCCCGGGCCTCACCACCGCCCAGATCGCCGGCACCGGCGACCTGGGTCTGTGA
- a CDS encoding beta-ketoacyl-ACP synthase III — protein MALVGCGSAVPSASISNDQLSERVDTSDAWIRSRTGIAARRVAGPDEPLTAMATGAAAAALAHAGWEPQDLDLILLATSSPDDLFGTAPLVQGCLGAGNAVAFDLTAACSGFLFALITAGQYIASGAVRRALVIGADQLSRWVDWDDRSTCVLFGDGAGAVAVEACDAGSTGLLGFRMLSDGRRNGCLTLAQTQDHVPLLGGLTNQRGGFAAIHMNGQEVYKFAVREVPAVLGELLEATGTSADQLDWLLLHQANQRILDAVAERFAMPPERVLSNLAAYGNTSAATIPLMLDEAVRDGRVKPGHLLGSSGFGAGLSWGAALLRWSGPGTPAAG, from the coding sequence ATGGCCCTGGTGGGGTGCGGCAGCGCGGTGCCCTCGGCCAGCATCAGCAATGACCAGCTGAGCGAGCGGGTCGACACCAGCGACGCCTGGATCCGCTCCCGCACGGGAATCGCGGCCCGCCGTGTCGCCGGCCCCGACGAACCGCTCACCGCCATGGCCACAGGGGCGGCCGCGGCCGCCCTGGCCCACGCAGGCTGGGAGCCACAGGATCTGGACCTGATTCTGCTGGCCACCTCCAGTCCCGATGACCTCTTCGGCACGGCGCCGCTGGTGCAGGGCTGTCTGGGGGCAGGCAACGCCGTGGCCTTCGACCTCACCGCCGCCTGCAGCGGTTTTCTCTTCGCCCTGATCACGGCGGGGCAGTACATCGCCTCCGGCGCCGTGCGCCGCGCCCTGGTGATCGGTGCCGACCAGCTCAGCCGCTGGGTCGACTGGGACGACCGCAGCACCTGCGTGCTGTTCGGCGATGGGGCCGGAGCGGTGGCCGTGGAGGCCTGCGACGCCGGGAGCACCGGGCTGCTGGGCTTCCGCATGCTCTCCGATGGGCGCCGCAACGGCTGCCTCACCCTGGCCCAGACCCAGGACCATGTGCCGCTGCTGGGGGGACTCACCAACCAGCGGGGTGGCTTCGCGGCCATCCACATGAACGGGCAGGAGGTGTACAAGTTCGCCGTGCGGGAGGTACCGGCCGTGCTCGGTGAGCTGCTCGAGGCCACCGGCACCAGCGCCGACCAGCTCGACTGGCTGCTGCTGCATCAGGCCAACCAGCGGATCCTGGACGCGGTGGCCGAGCGGTTCGCCATGCCGCCGGAGCGGGTGCTCAGCAACCTGGCCGCCTACGGCAACACCTCGGCGGCCACGATTCCGCTGATGCTGGATGAGGCCGTGCGCGATGGCCGGGTGAAGCCGGGCCATCTGCTCGGCAGCAGCGGTTTCGGCGCCGGACTCAGCTGGGGCGCGGCCCTGCTGCGCTGGAGCGGCCCCGGCACACCGGCCGCTGGCTGA
- the plsX gene encoding phosphate acyltransferase PlsX, with the protein MPPKEPDKRTKPRRAIRRLVIWYRRNAAVTSLVGTASTAASSAVSGAGNVAGAASYAANTVLQPLVFDPLRRLQRGLGGPDEDTPINDADRLWVAVDGMGGDHAPGPILEGCLQAVERLPLRIRFVAETTPLQAAVAELGLQEKLDAALASGLIQLVASGPSVGMHEEATVVRRKRDASINMAMALVKQGAATAVYSAGNSGAVMASAIFRLGRLKGIDRPAIGALFPTKDPEQQVLVLDVGANMDCKPEWLLQFALLGNIYSRDVLQVARPRIGLVNIGEEDCKGNELCLRTHGLLTAEPRFHFAGNCEGRDILSGQFDVVVCDGFTGNVLLKFLESVGSVLLDVIKVELPRGRRGKVGSAFLINNLRRIKKRLDHAEHGGALLLGVDGVCVIGHGSSKALSVLSALRLAHSAANHGVMDNLHALSEETGVVACG; encoded by the coding sequence TTGCCCCCGAAGGAGCCTGACAAGCGCACCAAGCCCCGGCGGGCGATCCGCCGGCTGGTGATCTGGTACCGCCGCAACGCGGCCGTGACCAGCCTGGTGGGTACCGCCAGCACCGCCGCCAGCAGCGCCGTGTCCGGGGCTGGCAATGTGGCAGGAGCGGCCAGCTACGCAGCCAACACCGTGCTGCAGCCCCTGGTGTTCGACCCGCTGCGGCGGCTGCAGCGGGGCCTGGGGGGGCCGGATGAAGACACCCCGATCAACGACGCCGATCGGCTCTGGGTGGCCGTGGACGGCATGGGCGGCGACCACGCCCCGGGCCCGATCCTGGAGGGCTGCCTGCAGGCGGTGGAGCGGCTGCCGCTGCGGATCCGCTTCGTGGCCGAAACCACCCCTCTGCAGGCGGCCGTGGCCGAACTGGGCCTGCAGGAGAAGCTGGATGCCGCCCTCGCCAGCGGCCTGATTCAGCTCGTGGCCAGCGGCCCCTCGGTGGGGATGCACGAGGAGGCCACGGTCGTGCGGCGCAAGCGCGACGCCAGCATCAACATGGCGATGGCCCTGGTGAAGCAGGGCGCGGCGACCGCCGTGTACTCCGCCGGCAACTCCGGCGCCGTGATGGCCTCGGCCATCTTCCGCCTCGGCCGGCTCAAGGGCATCGACCGGCCGGCGATCGGTGCCCTCTTCCCCACCAAGGACCCCGAGCAGCAGGTGCTGGTGCTGGATGTGGGCGCCAACATGGACTGCAAACCCGAGTGGCTGCTGCAGTTCGCCCTGCTCGGCAACATCTACAGCCGCGACGTGCTGCAGGTGGCCAGGCCCCGCATCGGCCTGGTGAACATCGGCGAGGAGGACTGCAAGGGCAATGAGCTCTGCCTCCGCACCCATGGGCTGCTGACAGCCGAGCCCCGCTTCCACTTCGCCGGCAACTGCGAGGGCCGCGACATCCTCTCGGGCCAGTTCGATGTGGTGGTGTGCGACGGCTTCACCGGCAACGTGCTGCTGAAGTTCCTCGAGAGCGTGGGCAGCGTGCTGCTCGATGTGATCAAGGTGGAACTGCCGCGCGGCCGCCGCGGCAAGGTGGGCTCCGCCTTCCTGATCAACAACCTGCGGCGCATCAAGAAGCGCCTCGACCATGCCGAACATGGGGGCGCCCTGCTGCTCGGCGTGGATGGGGTGTGCGTCATCGGCCACGGCAGCAGCAAGGCGCTGTCGGTGCTGAGCGCCCTGCGTCTGGCCCACTCCGCCGCCAACCATGGCGTGATGGACAACCTCCACGCCCTGAGCGAGGAAACCGGGGTCGTTGCCTGTGGTTGA